In Solenopsis invicta isolate M01_SB chromosome 1, UNIL_Sinv_3.0, whole genome shotgun sequence, one genomic interval encodes:
- the LOC105194324 gene encoding muscle LIM protein Mlp84B isoform X2: protein MPFKPVEHPKCPKCGKSVYAAEERVAGGLKWHKTCFKCGLCGKPLDSTNCSEHEGELYCKVCHGRKFGPKGYGFGGGAGCLSMDKGEHLQAKDEGEFSRGSNAILEPRAIAKAPEGEGCPRCGGYVYAAEQMLARGRQWHRECFKCANCSKRLDSVNCCEGPDKDIYCKVCYGKRFGPKGYGYGQGGGALQSDCYANGDAAPRTTVIDTAIIKAPPGKGCPRCGGVVFAAEQVLAKGREWHRKCYKCHDCTKTLDSIIACDGPDRDVYCKTCYGKKWGPHGYGFACGSGFLQTDGLTEEEISANRPYYNPDTTSIKAPAGQGCPRCGGMVFAAEQQLAKGTMWHKKCFNCAECHRPLDSMLACDGPDKEIHCRACYGKLFGPKGFGFGHKPTLVSTNGDHAPSYIDAKPQVGQKRNDGHGCSRCGYPVYAAEQMISKNRVWHKRCFSCGECNRSLDSTNLNDGPDGDIYCRGCYGRNFGPKGVGFGMGAGTLTMA, encoded by the exons ATGCCTTTCAAGCCTGTGGAACATCCAAAATGCCCTAAATGTGGCAAATCTGTTTACGCCGCAGAAGAGCGAGTTGCCGGTGGACTGAAATGGCACAAAACGTGCTTCAAGTGCG GTCTTTGCGGCAAACCGCTCGACTCGACAAACTGCTCCGAGCACGAGGGCGAGCTGTATTGCAAAGTCTGCCATGGCCGCAAGTTCGGCCCTAAAGGCTACGGCTTCGGTGGCGGAGCTGGCTGCCTGTCCATGGACAAAGGCGAACATCTTCAAGCGAAGGACGA GGGTGAATTTTCGCGAGGTTCGAATGCTATTCTCGAGCCGCGGGCTATAGCCAAGGCACCCGAGGGAGAGGGATGTCCTCGCTGCGGAGGGTACGTTTATGCCGCCGAGCAGATGTTGGCCCGAGGAAGG CAATGGCACAGAGAATGCTTTAAGTGTGCCAACTGCTCGAAAAGATTAGACTCCGTCAACTGCTGCGAAGGTCCTGACAAGGACATTTATTGCAAAG TATGCTACGGAAAGAGGTTCGGACCGAAGGGTTATGGCTATGGCCAGGGTGGCGGCGCCCTGCAGAGTGACTGCTACGCCAATGG CGATGCGGCTCCTCGCACCACCGTGATCGACACCGCGATAATCAAGGCCCCACCTGGCAAGGGTTGTCCTCGCTGCGGTGGCGTTGTCTTCGCCGCTGAACAGGTGCTCGCCAAGGGTCGCGAATGGCACCGGAAGTGCTACAAGTGCCACGACTGCACCAAAACCCTAGACTCGATCATCGCCTGCGACGGCCCGGACCGGGATGTTTACTGCAAGACCTGTTACGGAAAGAAATGGGGACCGCACGGATACGGATTCGCATGTGGCTCGGGATTCCTCCAGACCGACGGACTCAC GGAGGAAGAAATTTCGGCCAATCGACCTTACTACAATCCTGATACGACCTCGATTAAGGCGCCAGCTGGGCAGGGCTGCCCTCGTTGCGGTGGCATGGTGTTTGCCGCTGAACAACAGCTCGCCAAGGGCACCATGTGGCACAAGAAGTGCTTCAATTGCGCCGAGTGTCACCGACCCTTGGACTCCATGCTGGCATGCGATGGCCCTGACAAGGAAATCCATTGTCGCGCGTGCTACGGAAAGCTCTTCGGACCCAAAGGTTTTGGGTTTGGCCACAAACCGACTCTCGTCTCGACGAACGGAGATCATGCCCCCTCATA TATCGATGCTAAACCCCAAGTTGGCCAGAAGCGAAACGACGGACACGGTTGCTCGCGCTGCGGCTACCCGGTGTACGCCGCCGAGCAGATGATCTCGAAGAACCGTGTATGGCACAAGCGGTGCTTCAGCTGCGGCGAATGTAACCGTTCCTTGGATTCGACGAACTTGAACGATGGCCCGGACGGGGACATCTACTGCCGCGGCTGCTACGGCCGAAACTTTGGGCCCAAAGGTGTGGGCTTCGGAATGGGCGCGGGCACCCTCACGATGGCCTAA
- the LOC105194324 gene encoding muscle LIM protein Mlp84B isoform X1 translates to MPFKPVEHPKCPKCGKSVYAAEERVAGGLKWHKTCFKCGLCGKPLDSTNCSEHEGELYCKVCHGRKFGPKGYGFGGGAGCLSMDKGEHLQAKDEGEFSRGSNAILEPRAIAKAPEGEGCPRCGGYVYAAEQMLARGRAYHKLCFKCKMCRRTLDSTLHCDGPDREIYCRACYPKKFGPRGVGHAGIMWIGLQCDIEDEGDAAPRTTVIDTAIIKAPPGKGCPRCGGVVFAAEQVLAKGREWHRKCYKCHDCTKTLDSIIACDGPDRDVYCKTCYGKKWGPHGYGFACGSGFLQTDGLTEEEISANRPYYNPDTTSIKAPAGQGCPRCGGMVFAAEQQLAKGTMWHKKCFNCAECHRPLDSMLACDGPDKEIHCRACYGKLFGPKGFGFGHKPTLVSTNGDHAPSYIDAKPQVGQKRNDGHGCSRCGYPVYAAEQMISKNRVWHKRCFSCGECNRSLDSTNLNDGPDGDIYCRGCYGRNFGPKGVGFGMGAGTLTMA, encoded by the exons ATGCCTTTCAAGCCTGTGGAACATCCAAAATGCCCTAAATGTGGCAAATCTGTTTACGCCGCAGAAGAGCGAGTTGCCGGTGGACTGAAATGGCACAAAACGTGCTTCAAGTGCG GTCTTTGCGGCAAACCGCTCGACTCGACAAACTGCTCCGAGCACGAGGGCGAGCTGTATTGCAAAGTCTGCCATGGCCGCAAGTTCGGCCCTAAAGGCTACGGCTTCGGTGGCGGAGCTGGCTGCCTGTCCATGGACAAAGGCGAACATCTTCAAGCGAAGGACGA GGGTGAATTTTCGCGAGGTTCGAATGCTATTCTCGAGCCGCGGGCTATAGCCAAGGCACCCGAGGGAGAGGGATGTCCTCGCTGCGGAGGGTACGTTTATGCCGCCGAGCAGATGTTGGCCCGAGGAAGG GCTTACCATAAACTGTGCTTCAAATGCAAAATGTGTCGCCGCACTCTGGACTCGACGCTTCATTGCGATGGTCCTGACCGCGAGATATATTGTCGAG CTTGCTATCCGAAGAAATTCGGTCCGCGGGGTGTCGGCCACGCCGGGATTATGTGGATCGGGCTGCAGTGCGATATTGAGGACGAGGG CGATGCGGCTCCTCGCACCACCGTGATCGACACCGCGATAATCAAGGCCCCACCTGGCAAGGGTTGTCCTCGCTGCGGTGGCGTTGTCTTCGCCGCTGAACAGGTGCTCGCCAAGGGTCGCGAATGGCACCGGAAGTGCTACAAGTGCCACGACTGCACCAAAACCCTAGACTCGATCATCGCCTGCGACGGCCCGGACCGGGATGTTTACTGCAAGACCTGTTACGGAAAGAAATGGGGACCGCACGGATACGGATTCGCATGTGGCTCGGGATTCCTCCAGACCGACGGACTCAC GGAGGAAGAAATTTCGGCCAATCGACCTTACTACAATCCTGATACGACCTCGATTAAGGCGCCAGCTGGGCAGGGCTGCCCTCGTTGCGGTGGCATGGTGTTTGCCGCTGAACAACAGCTCGCCAAGGGCACCATGTGGCACAAGAAGTGCTTCAATTGCGCCGAGTGTCACCGACCCTTGGACTCCATGCTGGCATGCGATGGCCCTGACAAGGAAATCCATTGTCGCGCGTGCTACGGAAAGCTCTTCGGACCCAAAGGTTTTGGGTTTGGCCACAAACCGACTCTCGTCTCGACGAACGGAGATCATGCCCCCTCATA TATCGATGCTAAACCCCAAGTTGGCCAGAAGCGAAACGACGGACACGGTTGCTCGCGCTGCGGCTACCCGGTGTACGCCGCCGAGCAGATGATCTCGAAGAACCGTGTATGGCACAAGCGGTGCTTCAGCTGCGGCGAATGTAACCGTTCCTTGGATTCGACGAACTTGAACGATGGCCCGGACGGGGACATCTACTGCCGCGGCTGCTACGGCCGAAACTTTGGGCCCAAAGGTGTGGGCTTCGGAATGGGCGCGGGCACCCTCACGATGGCCTAA